The following coding sequences are from one Arthrobacter crystallopoietes window:
- a CDS encoding alpha-1,4-glucan--maltose-1-phosphate maltosyltransferase, producing the protein MSTFTEEPRPAPSNSRLRFGRIPITGVSPVVDCGRFPAKTVPGEDIEVAATVFREGHDRLGVTAVLYDPDGHAVQRTHLRPLGGGTDRWAGTLRPTSQGNWTFTIEGWGDLYATWHHNAEVKIAAGVDVDLMLAEGIRLFNQAAGQDGRPAENAEVLRRAAGAIADEGRSAEDRLAAGGSEEVLAAVRTHPIRSLVTESQRYPILVERDLAGRGAWYEFFPRSEGAVFDPAANKWTSGNFTTAAERLPAVADMGFDVIYMPPIHPIGVTNRKGPNNTLTAGPDDPGSPWAIGAAEGGHDAIHPDLGTFEDFDRFVQSAAAVGLEVALDLALQCSPDHPWAREHPEWFTTRVDGTIAYAENPPKKYQDIYPLNFDNDPEGLSEEVLRIVRLWISHGVKIFRVDNPHTKPVWFWEWLIGEVNATDPDVVFLAEAFTVPAMMHALGRAGFQQSYSYFTWRNRKTEIEEYLTQISHETAAFFRPNFFVNTPDILTEFLQYGGPAAFKIRAVLASMGSPLWGVYAGYELYEHVARPGAEEYIDNEKYEYKARDFARAEAEGRSLAPYLTRLNHIRRAHPALRDLQNLTVHRSTDDATVVFSKHKENLPAADGSEGTGKDTIIVVVNVDPHSARECTVSLDLAALGLDPADLNEDGTFWVDDLISGESWRWGEHNYVRLDAHFEPAHILHIRRSS; encoded by the coding sequence GTGAGCACATTCACCGAGGAACCGCGTCCGGCACCGTCCAACTCACGCCTGCGCTTTGGCAGGATCCCCATCACCGGGGTCTCTCCGGTGGTGGATTGCGGGCGTTTTCCCGCCAAAACCGTGCCCGGGGAGGACATCGAAGTCGCTGCCACGGTCTTCCGCGAGGGCCACGACCGGCTCGGCGTGACCGCGGTGCTTTACGATCCGGACGGCCATGCCGTGCAACGGACCCACCTGCGTCCGCTCGGCGGCGGAACGGACCGCTGGGCCGGCACCCTGCGGCCCACGTCGCAGGGTAACTGGACCTTCACCATTGAAGGCTGGGGCGATCTCTACGCCACCTGGCACCACAACGCCGAGGTCAAGATCGCCGCGGGCGTGGACGTGGACCTGATGCTGGCCGAAGGCATCCGCCTGTTCAACCAGGCCGCCGGACAGGATGGCCGCCCGGCCGAGAACGCTGAGGTCCTGCGCCGGGCGGCCGGCGCCATCGCCGATGAAGGCCGCTCCGCCGAAGACCGGCTGGCCGCGGGCGGCTCGGAAGAGGTCCTTGCGGCAGTACGCACCCACCCCATCCGCAGCCTCGTCACCGAGTCGCAGCGCTACCCCATCCTGGTGGAGCGGGACCTGGCCGGGCGCGGCGCCTGGTACGAGTTCTTCCCGCGCTCCGAGGGCGCCGTCTTCGACCCGGCCGCCAACAAATGGACGTCGGGAAACTTTACGACGGCGGCCGAGAGGCTCCCAGCCGTCGCCGACATGGGTTTCGACGTCATTTACATGCCCCCTATCCACCCGATCGGCGTGACGAACCGCAAGGGGCCCAACAACACGCTCACTGCCGGACCTGATGATCCGGGCTCGCCGTGGGCCATTGGCGCAGCCGAAGGCGGCCACGACGCCATCCACCCTGACCTGGGCACCTTCGAGGACTTCGACCGCTTCGTCCAGTCCGCCGCGGCCGTGGGTCTCGAAGTCGCTTTGGACCTCGCGCTGCAGTGCTCGCCGGACCATCCCTGGGCACGGGAACACCCGGAGTGGTTCACCACCCGCGTGGACGGCACCATTGCCTACGCGGAGAACCCGCCGAAGAAATACCAGGACATCTACCCGCTGAACTTCGACAACGACCCCGAGGGCCTGTCGGAAGAAGTGCTGCGCATCGTCCGGCTGTGGATCAGCCACGGGGTGAAGATCTTCCGCGTGGACAATCCGCACACCAAGCCGGTCTGGTTCTGGGAGTGGCTGATCGGCGAGGTCAACGCCACCGATCCGGACGTGGTCTTCCTCGCCGAGGCATTCACCGTGCCGGCGATGATGCATGCACTGGGCCGTGCGGGATTCCAGCAGTCCTACAGCTACTTCACCTGGCGCAACCGGAAGACCGAGATTGAGGAGTACCTGACCCAGATCAGCCATGAAACGGCGGCGTTCTTCCGGCCGAACTTCTTCGTTAACACTCCGGACATCCTGACCGAGTTCCTCCAGTACGGCGGTCCGGCGGCGTTCAAGATCCGCGCCGTGCTGGCCTCAATGGGAAGCCCGCTCTGGGGCGTCTACGCCGGTTACGAACTCTACGAACATGTCGCCCGGCCCGGCGCCGAGGAATACATTGACAATGAAAAGTACGAGTACAAGGCGCGGGACTTTGCCCGTGCGGAAGCGGAAGGCCGCTCGCTGGCCCCGTACCTGACGCGCCTTAACCACATCCGGCGCGCCCACCCGGCGCTTCGGGACCTGCAGAACCTTACCGTCCACCGGAGCACGGATGACGCCACCGTCGTGTTTTCCAAGCACAAGGAAAACCTGCCGGCCGCGGACGGCAGCGAGGGCACCGGGAAAGACACGATCATCGTCGTCGTAAATGTGGATCCGCACAGCGCCCGCGAATGCACCGTCAGCCTGGACCTCGCCGCACTCGGCCTGGACCCCGCGGACCTGAACGAGGACGGCACCTTCTGGGTGGATGACCTGATCAGCGGGGAAAGCTGGCGGTGGGGCGAGCACAACTATGTGCGGTTGGACGCGCATTTTGAGCCCGCGCACATCCTGCATATCCGCAGGAGCAGCTAG
- the treS gene encoding maltose alpha-D-glucosyltransferase, with product MASPFQLHAPGLAHDPHWYRKAVFYEVLVRGFADANGDGSGDFSGLIDKLDYLQWLGIDCLWVPPFFKSPLRDGGYDIADYYDVLDEFGTISDFKRLVAEAHARGVRVIIDLPLNHTSDQHQWFEASRREPDGPYGDFYVWSDTDEKYQDARIIFVDTEESNWAFDPIRRQFFWHRFFSHQPDLNYENPKVIEAVFDVVRFWLDQGIDGFRADAIPYLFEEDGTNCENLPATHKFLQDLRALVDSEYPGRVIIAEANQMPHEVVEYFGEKTDDGGLVPECHMCFHFPIMPRLFYALRDQKAAPIIQTMEETPDIPTGAQWGTFLRNHDELTLEMVTNEEREAMLGWYAPDSRMRANIGIRRRLAPLLDNSRAELELIHALLLSLPGSPFLYYGDEIGMGDNIWLEDRDASRTPMQWNPDRNAGFSTADPGKLYLPVVQSLVYNYNYVNVEAQLAHSSSLLHWVRQMLAVRKAHPAFGLGGYRNVPTEAESVLAFIREIPPDNREGAEPEALLCIFNLSQHPVAAPLRMPEFAGRGLRDLFGGLPFPALDDAGQLTLTLGSHDFFWLRVRSARSNPASPLTEALPVLTSVNTRSEVESP from the coding sequence GTGGCCAGTCCCTTCCAACTCCATGCGCCTGGTCTGGCGCATGACCCCCACTGGTATCGCAAGGCCGTCTTTTACGAGGTCTTGGTCCGCGGTTTCGCAGATGCCAATGGGGACGGGTCGGGGGACTTCTCGGGACTGATCGACAAACTGGACTACCTGCAGTGGCTGGGAATCGACTGCCTGTGGGTGCCTCCGTTCTTCAAATCCCCCCTGCGCGACGGCGGCTACGACATCGCCGACTATTACGACGTGCTGGATGAGTTCGGCACCATCAGCGACTTCAAACGCCTGGTGGCCGAGGCCCATGCACGCGGCGTCCGGGTGATCATCGATCTGCCGTTGAACCACACATCGGACCAACACCAGTGGTTCGAGGCCTCGCGGCGGGAACCGGACGGGCCGTACGGGGACTTTTATGTCTGGAGCGACACGGACGAGAAGTACCAGGATGCGCGCATCATCTTCGTCGATACCGAGGAATCCAACTGGGCGTTCGACCCGATCCGCCGGCAGTTCTTCTGGCACCGGTTCTTCAGCCACCAGCCGGACCTGAATTACGAGAACCCCAAGGTCATCGAGGCTGTTTTCGACGTCGTTCGGTTTTGGCTGGACCAGGGGATCGACGGTTTCCGCGCGGACGCCATTCCCTACCTGTTCGAAGAGGACGGGACCAACTGCGAAAACCTGCCGGCAACCCACAAGTTCCTGCAGGACCTGCGCGCCCTGGTGGACTCGGAGTACCCCGGCCGGGTGATCATCGCCGAGGCCAACCAGATGCCGCATGAAGTCGTGGAGTACTTCGGCGAAAAGACCGACGACGGCGGGCTGGTGCCCGAGTGCCACATGTGCTTCCACTTCCCGATCATGCCGCGGCTGTTCTACGCCCTGCGCGACCAGAAGGCCGCCCCCATCATCCAGACCATGGAAGAGACACCGGACATTCCCACCGGCGCACAGTGGGGCACGTTCCTGCGCAACCATGACGAGCTGACGCTGGAAATGGTGACCAATGAAGAACGCGAGGCCATGCTCGGCTGGTACGCGCCGGACTCGCGGATGCGGGCCAACATCGGCATCCGGCGCCGGCTGGCCCCGCTGCTGGACAACTCCCGCGCCGAGCTTGAGCTGATCCACGCGCTGCTGCTGTCGCTGCCTGGCAGCCCGTTCCTGTACTACGGGGACGAAATCGGCATGGGCGACAATATCTGGCTCGAAGACCGCGATGCTTCCCGCACGCCGATGCAGTGGAACCCGGACCGCAATGCCGGATTCTCGACGGCGGACCCCGGCAAGCTTTATCTGCCGGTGGTGCAGTCCTTGGTCTACAACTACAACTACGTCAATGTCGAGGCGCAGTTGGCCCACAGCAGCTCCCTGCTGCATTGGGTGCGCCAAATGCTCGCGGTCCGCAAAGCCCATCCTGCCTTCGGGCTCGGCGGCTACCGCAACGTGCCCACAGAAGCCGAATCCGTCCTGGCATTCATCCGCGAAATTCCGCCGGACAACCGCGAAGGGGCGGAACCGGAAGCGCTGCTGTGCATTTTTAATCTGTCGCAACACCCGGTGGCCGCGCCCCTGCGGATGCCGGAATTTGCGGGGCGGGGTCTGCGCGACTTGTTCGGCGGACTACCCTTTCCTGCCCTTGACGACGCCGGCCAGCTGACCCTGACGCTCGGCAGCCACGATTTCTTCTGGCTGCGTGTGCGTTCGGCCCGGTCCAATCCGGCGTCGCCTTTGACCGAAGCCCTTCCCGTGCTCACTTCGGTGAACACCCGTTCTGAGGTGGAGAGCCCATGA
- the glgB gene encoding 1,4-alpha-glucan branching protein GlgB, whose protein sequence is MTNTVTNASQSLPELLHEWLPQQRWFPAKGKETVLRRLGGIRLQDPADAVALEVHIVAVHTDQDVFIVNVPVSFRHEPLEGGEAALIGHTGAEPRQGTENCWLYDGTHDPVFVAAWLELMRRESVTADGRTRGHASAGFGDWPPFDAPLKASVLAGEQSNTSVVVETDSASLIVKFFRVLEAGANPDVEIGAMLSELGASEVPATYGWVTGGWHTPGQHTDSNADKLWDSGHLSVLREYIANSKDAWRTASAAALDDADFTREASELGQVTGRIHSQLRKSFGAHEATEEEAAALAAELRERIRWGWAQAGSAVGPLDRTVDELLRRLENLEERPELQRIHGDYHLGQVLHSAERGWVVLDFEGEPLRPMGSRGTDDVALRDVVGMLRSFDYAGGVAVTTAEGNESGQVEAAADRWTAAAADAFIAGYERETGVRIDTTSPLFLGLWLDKALYEVVYEQRNRPRWVGVPVKAVRRALEQMQTANSSAANSNANSSTAGDGETAASSSAAGQASSSETAQAVGPAAATLAEGRAETSATSATSAGNPVPVDRNTLSAVAHGSYFQPHAVLGAHLDDHGHVTVRSLQPLADSVTVITAATRASMQHEQEGVWVATLPAERPGHVPDYRLEVVYDGGAPLLVDDPYHYLPTLGEIDLHLIGEGRHETLWTALGSHVRHYNSTLGDVTGTSFAVWAPNAQAVRVKGDFNGWNAVRHAMRSMGGSGVWEIFIPGVASGAIYKYELLGRDGHWHEKADPMARWTEVPPLTGSRVVDTRYNFSDGEWLARRAARDPHNSPMSVYEVHLGSWRVGLDYRQLAEQLVEYVTWQGFTHVELMPVAEHPFGGSWGYQVTSYYAPTSRFGHPDDFKYLVDKLHQAGIGIILDWVPAHFPKDEWALARFDGQPLYEHEDPRLGEHPDWGTLIFDFGRREVRNFLVANALYWFEEFHIDGLRVDAVASMLYRDYSREEGQWYPNIHGGRENLEAISFLQEVNATAYKRVPGIVTIAEESTAFDGVTRATSAGGLGFGLKWNMGWMHDTLQYISEDPINRVHHHNKATFSMVYAYTENFLLPISHDEVVHGKGSMLRKMPGDRWQQLANLRAYLAFQWAHPGKQLIFMGTEFGQEAEWSEQHGLDWWLSENVPHKGLQKLVRNLNGLYRETPALYERDNEPAGFQWIDENDGTRNTLSFIRWDNHGNPVVCIANFAGHPHTDFRIGLPWAGNWQEVLNTDDPEYGGSGVGNKGLVAGAEGAWSGHPASAVLAVPPLGVLYLKPAS, encoded by the coding sequence ATGACAAACACCGTTACCAATGCTTCGCAGTCCTTGCCGGAACTGCTCCACGAGTGGTTGCCGCAGCAGCGATGGTTCCCGGCCAAAGGCAAAGAAACGGTGCTGCGCCGGCTCGGCGGCATCCGCCTGCAGGACCCAGCAGACGCCGTCGCGCTGGAAGTCCATATTGTTGCGGTCCACACCGACCAGGACGTCTTCATCGTCAACGTGCCGGTCAGCTTCCGGCACGAACCGCTTGAGGGCGGCGAAGCGGCGCTGATCGGCCACACCGGAGCCGAGCCACGGCAGGGCACGGAAAACTGCTGGCTGTACGACGGCACCCACGACCCGGTATTCGTCGCCGCCTGGCTGGAACTGATGCGGCGCGAATCCGTGACCGCGGACGGCCGCACGCGTGGCCACGCCAGCGCAGGCTTCGGCGACTGGCCGCCGTTCGACGCTCCGCTGAAGGCCTCCGTGCTCGCCGGCGAGCAGTCCAACACCTCGGTGGTCGTGGAAACGGACAGCGCATCCCTCATCGTGAAGTTCTTCCGCGTCCTGGAGGCCGGCGCCAACCCCGATGTTGAAATCGGAGCGATGTTGAGCGAGCTTGGCGCCAGCGAAGTTCCCGCCACCTACGGCTGGGTGACCGGAGGCTGGCACACGCCGGGCCAGCACACGGATTCGAATGCGGACAAGCTGTGGGACTCCGGGCATCTGAGCGTGCTGCGCGAGTACATCGCGAACAGCAAGGACGCCTGGCGCACCGCCTCGGCGGCGGCCTTGGACGACGCCGATTTCACCAGGGAAGCCTCTGAACTTGGGCAGGTTACGGGCCGGATCCACAGCCAGCTGCGGAAGAGCTTCGGCGCACACGAGGCTACCGAAGAGGAAGCCGCGGCGCTGGCAGCAGAACTGCGCGAGCGGATCCGGTGGGGTTGGGCGCAGGCAGGATCCGCCGTCGGGCCGCTGGACCGGACGGTGGATGAGCTGCTGCGCCGGCTGGAAAACCTTGAGGAACGCCCCGAGCTTCAGCGGATCCACGGCGACTACCACCTGGGCCAGGTCCTTCACTCGGCCGAACGCGGCTGGGTAGTCCTGGACTTTGAAGGCGAACCGCTGCGTCCCATGGGCAGCCGCGGTACGGACGATGTCGCCCTGCGCGACGTCGTGGGCATGCTTCGGTCCTTCGACTACGCGGGCGGCGTCGCGGTCACCACCGCCGAGGGCAATGAATCAGGACAGGTGGAAGCCGCTGCAGACCGCTGGACAGCGGCGGCCGCCGACGCATTCATCGCCGGTTATGAGCGGGAGACCGGAGTCCGCATCGACACAACGTCCCCGCTGTTCCTGGGCTTGTGGCTGGACAAGGCGCTCTACGAAGTTGTGTATGAACAGCGCAACCGTCCGCGCTGGGTCGGTGTGCCGGTCAAGGCCGTGCGCCGCGCGCTGGAACAGATGCAGACTGCCAACTCTTCTGCCGCCAATTCTAACGCCAACTCTTCTACGGCGGGCGACGGCGAAACGGCTGCAAGCAGTTCCGCGGCAGGCCAGGCCTCCTCCTCGGAAACGGCACAGGCGGTCGGACCTGCAGCGGCAACGCTTGCCGAAGGGCGGGCCGAAACGTCGGCGACCTCTGCCACCAGCGCCGGCAATCCGGTGCCGGTCGACCGGAACACGCTGTCCGCCGTCGCGCATGGCAGTTACTTCCAGCCGCACGCCGTCCTCGGCGCCCATCTGGATGACCACGGCCACGTCACGGTCCGCTCGCTGCAGCCGCTGGCGGACTCCGTTACCGTAATCACCGCGGCAACTCGCGCGTCCATGCAGCACGAGCAGGAAGGCGTCTGGGTTGCCACCCTGCCCGCGGAACGTCCGGGCCATGTGCCGGACTACCGCCTTGAGGTGGTGTACGACGGCGGTGCTCCCCTCCTGGTGGACGATCCGTACCATTACCTCCCCACGCTGGGCGAAATCGACCTGCACCTGATCGGCGAGGGCCGCCACGAAACGCTGTGGACGGCTCTGGGCTCTCATGTCCGCCACTACAATTCCACGCTGGGCGACGTCACCGGCACCAGCTTTGCGGTATGGGCGCCGAATGCCCAGGCCGTGCGGGTCAAGGGTGACTTCAATGGCTGGAACGCCGTCCGGCATGCCATGCGTTCCATGGGCGGGTCCGGTGTGTGGGAAATTTTCATCCCGGGTGTCGCATCGGGCGCGATCTACAAGTACGAGCTGCTGGGCCGCGACGGGCACTGGCATGAGAAAGCGGACCCCATGGCCCGCTGGACCGAGGTGCCGCCGCTGACCGGTTCACGTGTCGTCGATACCCGGTACAACTTTTCCGACGGCGAGTGGCTGGCCCGGCGTGCGGCCCGGGATCCGCATAACTCGCCGATGAGCGTGTACGAGGTGCACCTCGGTTCCTGGCGGGTCGGTCTGGACTACCGCCAGCTTGCCGAGCAGCTGGTCGAGTACGTCACATGGCAGGGCTTCACGCATGTCGAGCTGATGCCCGTGGCCGAGCACCCCTTCGGGGGGTCCTGGGGCTACCAGGTCACGTCCTACTATGCGCCTACCTCGCGCTTTGGCCATCCGGACGACTTCAAATACCTGGTGGACAAGCTGCACCAAGCTGGCATCGGCATCATCCTGGACTGGGTGCCGGCGCACTTCCCCAAGGACGAGTGGGCTTTGGCCCGCTTCGACGGCCAACCGCTGTACGAACACGAAGATCCCCGGTTGGGCGAGCACCCGGACTGGGGCACGCTCATCTTCGACTTCGGCCGCCGCGAGGTACGCAACTTCCTGGTTGCGAACGCCCTGTACTGGTTTGAGGAGTTCCACATCGACGGGCTGCGCGTGGATGCTGTCGCTTCCATGCTCTACCGCGACTATTCGCGTGAAGAGGGCCAGTGGTACCCCAACATCCACGGCGGCCGCGAAAATCTCGAAGCCATTTCCTTCCTGCAGGAAGTCAACGCCACGGCCTACAAGCGAGTGCCGGGCATTGTCACCATCGCGGAAGAATCCACCGCGTTCGACGGCGTCACCAGGGCCACCAGCGCCGGCGGCCTGGGCTTCGGGCTGAAGTGGAACATGGGCTGGATGCATGACACCCTCCAGTACATTTCGGAAGACCCCATCAACCGGGTCCATCACCACAACAAGGCCACGTTCTCCATGGTCTACGCCTACACGGAAAACTTCCTGCTCCCGATCAGCCATGACGAGGTTGTGCATGGGAAGGGCTCGATGCTCCGCAAGATGCCGGGGGACAGGTGGCAGCAGCTCGCAAACCTGCGCGCTTACCTTGCTTTCCAGTGGGCGCATCCGGGCAAGCAGCTGATTTTCATGGGGACGGAGTTCGGGCAGGAAGCTGAATGGTCCGAGCAACACGGCCTCGACTGGTGGCTGTCCGAAAACGTTCCGCACAAGGGACTGCAAAAGCTGGTGCGCAACCTCAATGGGCTTTACCGTGAGACCCCCGCCCTGTACGAACGGGACAACGAACCTGCTGGCTTCCAGTGGATCGACGAAAACGACGGGACGCGCAACACGCTCTCCTTCATCCGGTGGGACAACCACGGCAACCCCGTCGTCTGCATCGCGAATTTCGCCGGACACCCCCATACCGACTTCCGAATCGGACTGCCCTGGGCCGGTAACTGGCAGGAGGTCCTGAACACGGATGACCCGGAGTACGGGGGATCGGGCGTCGGGAACAAGGGGCTTGTCGCCGGTGCAGAAGGGGCTTGGAGTGGCCATCCGGCCTCCGCCGTGCTGGCGGTCCCGCCGCTGGGAGTCCTGTATCTGAAGCCGGCGAGCTAA